ttatattacccgctgtggtaatcacatctgaaagtggtttatatcggcagattcatgagaatctaagctttccatcggcgtatagtgtttgtataatcgcgtttgcagtttcagacatttagcaaattccttatgcagatttcaaagtgtaccgcgggcgggacactgaagcgcaactggttaagcttattaattaataatttcagaaaatcagttaaggggtaataatttcatgaaacacaacataccattgacgaaatgctgactgcaaacataggaccattttgactgtgggctccatgtggttccattattgtttatccgcctcaatgctgtgagccataaactccttttctggcccttttcagtcggaatcctgtaaaaggaaatgttcttgttgctccatgactgagaactacagccaaaaacagcgcaggttttgggcatatctgcttttggtcgttcaaatcgggagggaaacgtgggaaagtaatggtcgtcaaggcaaagcatacccctcttaaaatggcggaatcgcgttgctagggccggtgaccggcggtgacgttcgatgatgacgtttcggaaaaaagtctatactatgacgtttttagagtgacacgctatactatgacgtgtcTGACAAAATAAACGCCGTTATTTGTTTCGCAGAAAAATtatgatttcaaaaatgtgactttgacaaTGCAAATCAAACTGTCATCAGCGTTAGCTAtctgctccacttgctctgaatatttttgttcttgtctttgtcaagcccaaatgaaaaattaatccatattctggctacattaccGACAACAGCATCCCTGCAGTGACCAGAAGTTAGCCGACCTAGCGGAAGTGCTGATGAGGTCTAACCTAGccatgctatacccatgtttctgacggcacaagggtctagggaagcttgacagggagggaggcgggctaaaaggttgtctatcaaatccctctgcagcaattgggtaggtatacaaccaatcaacgcaacgaataggctgacgtagttccgagagtaccggcggattgtggctaagtcccattagcttcccaaccagcggagccgcggagccaactggtatattaaggatttgccatatcccgtcggcataagtccaaatacgtctttcttctcgatgaaacacttcagtgccgccctttgtttatctttcaagttgaattttagcttcaaatctttaagggttGTGGCCAAAGCCCAGTCGAAAGATAATTGTTTATTGTGTGCTGGTTGTTTCtttcagaatcgtcacgcctctgtcgtcacttcgttacgcccgccttctgactctacacttcatggtgattggtccggccagttttaggagaatccagcctcgagccttatggagggtaactagacccaccctggcagagaattaaattcgttgccgtgggttgtctagcgcggctaggctagatgaggtctgctctggcacggattattaccgtcacacacgtagcttttaaaataaatcctgtccTAGACCCAGAGCTGTAGCTCTGTTTCAGTGAGCTctaatgtttctgtgtgtgatgGTGtacttcctctaataaaatcctCCTGGTTATGGGGAGCTGCAGCCAtagatatctatctatctactgattcatatctatgcacactTGTCTGCTCTGATGCAGTCTCGATGTTGACGTTTTACGAGTCCGTGAGAACACAAGTACAGACAGTTAcagtactgagaaacggccacagtcttcttactgcaaaggtacaaagctgctcgtcttctcctctggcatcaggaaacgtcttcaaagcttcttcaaatccaaacaaaatacaatcaaaagatcaaactaacatcattggtgcattcaggtgcagtcggacaacgatGTTGCGTTCACGAGGGTGGGAAATCGGACTATTAGTACTGTAAATTTCCAATGAAAATTCTGAGGGGGCAGAcagggtggccaatcagatcataGTGACACATAGAGGGCACACGGAAGATCCGCCATTGTCCTGAAATATGGGGCCTTttccaaaccgccccctacacactccccctccactacagagtgtcactccaaaagaagtcacactcgcagctgtggagggcacttcaattgaagggggagggtaaaAATACGAtagtcaggaatgggacgccctgttgccttaccggaaaacggaagacgtcatcgccatggtaacacaaagacgcctactgtgcatggctgtagcgctgtgacacaggttgcaactaacaaggatcgctgctgcttccagaagacgaaagcgtctTTGTTTGTTAGCACTGCTGCATCAGCAAGAGGTAAATGTTGCATTGCAGTGTCATCTGTGTATTTCGTAAAAGTGACATAATGTGATGCTACAAAACTCCGTGAGGGAATACATTTAactgtaatatatatatatatatatatatatatatgctctatatatacgtcattggtagggatagtgtgtagggggtgGTTTGGAAAAGGCTAATAGACTGTATGCCTTGAAACTCCTGCAACCAGATTCACATACTCCCCTCCGCTAGAGGGCTCTCTCTTCCCGCCAACCTGTCCAAACTTCTCTCCTCCCCTGTGTTCTTGTCACATTGTCCAACATGGCTGCGTCCATGGTGAGGAGCTGCTGTTATGTACCGCGGCATGGCTCCTCTAGTCTCTTCAGACGAATACGTACTTTCCTCACACCGAAGTCTAATTTTCACTGTTCTCCTCCTGCACTCAGCGGGTTGCTCTTGTCCCTGAATAAACGCGGGATTCTTAAGGAATCCTTCCCAGAAAACGCAGCGCAGGACCAGCTCCCCCGGCTGCTGCAGTCTGGAGCTCAGACGGTGTACTGCGGCTTTGACCCCACGGCCGACAGCCTCCATGTGGGAAACCTGCTCGCTATCATCGGCCTGCTGCACTTCCGTAGCGCCGGGCACCACGTCCTGGCGGTGCTCGGAGGAGCGACGGCTCAGATCGGAGACCCGAGCGGGAAGACCAGCGAGCGGGAGCGTCTGTCAGCAGACACCGTGGAGGAGAACACCCGCAGCATCCGGGAGAGCATCCAGAGGATTTTCACCAACCACGAACTGCACTTCCACGGCGGCTCCAGGAAACTGGGCAACGTGACGGTACTGAACAACATGAGCTGGTATAAGAACTGGGGCGTAGTGGGGTTTCTGTCGGAGGCCGGGAGGCACTTCAGGATGGGCACCATGCTCAGCCGCCACAGCGTGCAGTCCAGGCTGAGGAGCGCAGACGGTATGAGCCTGACAGAGTTCACCTACCAGGTGTTCCAAGCTTATGACTTCCACCACCTGAACCAAATATACGGCTGCAAGATTCAGCTCGGAGGCACCGACCAGCTGGGCAATTTGATGTCTGGCCATGAGTACATTCACAAGTAAATGTCCATCCAAAGAGAAGTCAGAGGCAGCAGACGTCTTATTTTCCTTTGTATAGAGAACCTCATTCCAGACTCCATTAGAAAATCAGCAAATTATCAGTGCATGCTTGATCATGTGAATTGTGTTCATCCAAAAAGAAGATTGAAGTCCTTGTGTGGATCGTTAGGACCTACTCTTCAGTTCTGCATCCATCTGTCTGACCAATAAGCTTTTTATTTGCTGCTATTCAgcacaagtttgttttttctgccatCCAAAACTGAAACTTGCAGCCATATATCTGTTTTGGAATGTAGAGGTAATGAACGTGTGCTTCTTAATcacaaataaaaagtgaaataatatGACAAAGGGGGGCAGAACTGAAGAGATAGCAGATGTCTTTTTCCCCTTCCAGACTCCATtagaaaatctgcaaatttaCTTTATATTCTTGATCATGTGATGTGCATGTATCCAAAAAGCAGACTAAATGCCTTGCGTAGATTTGTAGGACCTACTTATAAGTTCTGCACCCCTGTATCTTTTCCAAGAACCTTTTCTGTACAGGTTAATTATTTCAACCACCCAAATGAGATACATGGTTGCACGTTTCAACAAAATTTTGCTTTGCTCCAAACTCCATTTAAAAGTCTATAAATTTAAGATATCCGTGATCGCTGGTAAATGTACACAGAGCAGAAACTGTgattatatattttatgtgGAATATTAAGACCCACTATGCTATTGTGTAAACTTTCAGTTCACTAAGTACTTCATTTTACCAGATGATCTGCTGTTTAGCATCACAAACTTATAACCTCTATCAGCTGAAACAAGCACAGTTGTAAGATTCTGATTGGAATCAACAACCAGCTGGAAAATGGGATGTCTGCTCATTAGTTTGTTTGCTAGTATATATCCATTACACTTACAAATAGTGGCACTGATGTCTTTCCTGTATGGAGACATAGCTCTGTACATAGCTCATTTAGTAGTCTTGCCTTGTATCGCCTCAGCGATACACACCAGAAAACATCCTACTCTTAAATCTTGCATGCTTCTTAACTTCAAAGCagcatgtaattttttttaaaactgtcaatTTACTGAACCGTGTCACACTTTCCTCTGCATTTACTGTGcaaatgtatgtgtgtttttgcttttaacaATAAGTTAACCTCTTTCAAAGCTTTACACTTGGTTTAGATGTATAATTTGTGAACAGATGCCAAAGTATAGTAGACTGCCAAGAAAAAACTTAAGAATGTTACTTAAATTTTAGGAAAAGCTCTGGACTCACATTTTAATACATTAGTGCAGGTATCAAATATGAGGTTTGCTGTTAATCACCCCAAGCGTATGACTTTCACTACCTTCACACAACATATGCCTTTAAGATTCACTTTGGAGGCCCTGACTGACTGTGCAGTTTGATTTCTGCAATTATTCAGAAGTAAACATCCTTTCTAACTGCACTCCCTATGTGTCTATCACTTTGGTAGATATGTTTACAAATATTGATATTTCACAGTAAAGTAATTTATACAGAGTCCAATTCTAAAATAGTCATAATGATATTTAATATATTGAACAGAATTCTTCTATAACGAAAATAAGACAACTAACAACACACGAAGCATAAAAATGCACAGATCAGTGCATGGATCAAAGCTCACAAGTTGTGATGTGCTCTTATCAGCTTCGTAGCACTTGAAATCCTGATCTCTTCTCTAGAGTGACTGGTGAGGAGGTGTATGGCCTGACCATCCCCTTGGTGACCAGCTCTGTGGGGGACAAACTGGGGAAAACAGCAGGCAACGCAGTGTGGCTCAACAGAGACAAGACCTCACCTTTTGAACTCTACCAGTTCTTCCTGAGGCAGCCTGATGCCAGTGTGGAGGGGTACGTAGAAGTGGAGGCTCATAGACTCATCCCCTCTCTGACTGGTTAGGTAGCATCTTGTAAGTATTCTGTGTACAGTAATAGCGAGCTGAGATCTATTGTGTGTCAATTTCACAGGTACTTGAAGTTGTTCACCTTTATGCCTCTGGCGGAGATAGAGAGGCTgatggagcagcagagagaagatCCAAGTAAACGCCTTGCACACAAACGACTGGCTGCAGAAGTGACAAAACTGGTGCATGGAAAGGAGGGCCTTGAGAGCGCTAAGAGGTCAGAATGGGCtctgtttcattttatacatatctATAAAGTgtaatttgctttttatttcttatttcacACGTTTGTTTTATTCAGAAGGATTTCATTCAGTTGtagaataaaacagcaaaaacagtgtgtttttgcatgtaaaagtaaataaactgcAAGTTTATGTTGTCAGTTGCTGCCAGAAAGTCAATGGTGAATTCTAATCTCTGTACAGTGAAGGATTCATACGGCACACGGAGTGTAGCTGAGGAAGATGTCAGGCTCTTAATTACACCAGGTTCAGCGTTGTACCAGCAGCTCACAATGTAGCAGCCTGTTCCTTGTCattgtcattttaatgtcatCATTGCAGATGTACCAACGCTCTGTACCACAGCAGCGTGCAGGCCTTGGAGGAAATGAGTGACGAAGAACTGCAGGAACTCTTCAGGGAGGCTCCCTTCCAGGAGCTGCTGTTGGAACCAGGCACCACTGTGATCGATGCATGCCGCAAAGTCAATGCCATCCCCGATGGTCCCAGAGGGTCAGTCCTCCTTTTTCCGCTTCCAGTTCCAAAGTCATTGCTGCAAATAGTTAATAGAAGtattttatctaaaaaaaaaacatcaaccagTCAAAAATTTACCAATCAAAAAGGATCGGTAACTTGcaaattaataaagaaaaattaaaagataAGTCTACTCAAATTTATCTAGTTCTATCAAGCTGTACAGCTAGTTCTCACTATATAATATATGCGTACAGTATAGCTGGCAATGGGAAGTCCTTAAAgtcgtggatccagactataagccacctcaatgccaaaatataatcacttcatccttttgtcatttctgaccttccctgaaatttcatccaaatctgttgatgtttttgagcaatttttcacacagacagacagacgccgatcgtcacatatcTCCatcgttccttggcagagtaaaaatagtaattaaaacatattaaaagaatATCTTGCCTTACTCATTTCACATCGACAACCGATCGCCGTGCATAGCGTTGCTCTGCCCTGTTGTGTTCTTGTGAAATTTTtgtgaaaaattgaatttatttcaaGACCTACAATGCCGATCAAACATTCTGCACTTTCTAAGGTTTCTAAGGTTTATCGCAGAAAAGGTGGAACTCCTTAAAATatatctaaataataaaataaatataaggtcgctacttcacggatttccgCCTGTCACTGGGAACTGAACCCCCACGACAGATGAGGGATCACTGTACTGACAAGTTAATATTTGGTCGTGAATCATCACTTTGCCATAATGGTTAATGAGTAATTTTCAGTCAGTACGCTTGATAGTTTTAGTCCTGTATTCTTGCATGTTGCACTAATGCTCATGGAGATACTTTAAGGAGGCAAATGTGAAATCTAACCATTATCCACTTGCTGCTGTGCGTATGTTTATACCTGAGAGATGTGTAGTGTATAGTGCAGTTTTGATGTTCACTACAAAGTTCTTTTTATTATATTGTAGGTTTTGGAATGCCAACAGGGATAAAGATGTGTTACAGTGACGTGTTCTCACTACCTCAGATGGCTGATATAGATATAAACCCCTGCCTCACTGACAGTGtacgtgtttgtgtgcaggtaTCGGATGGTTTCAGACGGAGCGGTGTGGCTCAATCACAAGCGAGCAGACAAACCGGAGCAGATACTGATCCCCAAACTCCACATCCTGTCTAATGGACTCACCCTCCTCAGAGTGGGAAAGAGGAACTTCTACATCATCAAATGGCTCAGTCTCTGAGATCGATCAAGCGGCCACGATACTGTAATGGACGGAATGGGAAGGTAGGAGACCACACCTCAGTGAGGAACCGGGGATGGACTGGTATTTTCTTGGGTTTTTTGCTGCTGCATAAACCCTTCCAGATTTCTTGCTGTTGTTATATAAATATGTACATGTACAGATGTGATGTTTATCTAAAACTATGGTATTAAAAAGCATTTGATGTAAAGATCGTTTCCTGCTTGCTTTGTGCAGTCGTGGATATTTTGCGAAGTCAACACTAGGGGGCATCATTGTCCCAGTCTTTATGGTGGTCTGCAGGCAGCCACAGCTGCACCCATAGCCTGCTGTGACCCCTTAAGTAAATAATTGCTCACAGTAAAATTAAATGGCATCATTTCTCGCAAACAGGTTATGGTTCTATTTTAAGCGAATCATGTTCCTTTGAATTTGAAGAGAGCATGAGGCCAACATCTGACTTAgtatggttgtttttttctctcctggAGGAAAGTGTAAAGTACACCATGAAGAAAAGAATCGGGGGTTTGATAACTTTGAAAACCTGCTCGGAAATTACCTTCAGATAACATGAAAAAAGAtttgtgtattattttaatagttttttaaGGATTGGTACTGGATTTTCTGCGACTGCGCAATGTTTTCACTGTGGTGTAAATAACAGTTTGTAGTTTCCAGCATGCAGGACCTTtgtcatactttttttttctccttagaTTTTTCTTTGCAGACTTCTGACGTGTGTTTGGCTCTCTGGCCCTAATACATCTGTCCTCTCATTTTGTCCCCGGGGTCTGGTGGCAGATGAGGACAGGGTCTGCTGTGTGCTGACCTTGACCTTTCCTACTCGGCTCCAGATAATTGGTGGAAATACCATGccataaagacacacatttGCCCTAATGGCagagtttgttgttttcttttttggcaatcaTTGGAGAACTTTGATATGGAGGTGGGTGGGGGGGCTATACCTACTACAGCAGAGGGCCCACACCTTGAAGCTTCACTCTCAAGtatttgcaaaaatgtcatgTCTTAAGGTGGAATGTTTACAAGCTGTTTATTTTCAACTGTCAAAAAAAGTCCTCTATGGCGTTTACAAAAACAATTATGGCAGCTTTatggtttattatttttatctaaaTATGTAGTTTGGTAagtgtaaatctgttttattatAAATGGTATAGGTTGCataaaaatgacctgaagatGCAAGATGTATAGTGTGGTCATGTGAGTTTAAAACAATGCTATTCACGTCTCATACTCCACTCTGAAGATCATGGGAAATAgtttttaaatttgcttttcaacatttgaAATTGTTTGCAGCTTTTTTGCTGGCAAAACTAATTATTGTTGTCCTgcttctttattctttatttgttttgcagacATAACGGTTTATGTATGATGTTTACAGATCAGATgtaacatttatttacttatgtATAAGtttacaaagttaaaaaaaaatggagggaAAGGTCTGTCGTGTATCGTAACACCCAGACCTGCTGGATGTTGTTAGCCTGACGCAACTAGCTGGTCCACCTTAAAAGTGGGCGGGCTCAAGCGTTCTGGCCAATCAGCGGTCGTCTTTGCATTTAAATAGCCCTGCGTGTCAATCATGTTTTCCTCCCCCCAGTCAACCTCCCCTCTCAATCCCAACTACATCTCTCAATCGCCATATTGGGTCTGAGAAGGTTTGTCTGCAGTTTCTCTCACTACGGGACGAAATTGACAGAGCGGCTTCACATCCTGTGCACTTTGTTTTGATGACCGGCGGAGACCACCTTCGGCTTCACGACACCGCGGCCGTTACCGTCTCCGGCTCGACGTATGCATGGCATAAGTCGTTTTGCGCTTGTTTTGGATCTTTCTCCGCGACGAGGAGATACCCGTTGTTTTTGAGCGCTGTGTTTTTCTCGTGAAAACTGGACGCTCCCGGCTCTGTGAAAAATCGCGTCTGTCTCGGGTGGAAAATGTCAGATGTTCGACTTTCAAACGGGAGCCCGACGCTGGAGCGGACGGACCCCCGGTTGTCGGAGCACCCGAAGCCGTCAGCCTGCAGGAGTCTGTTCGGCTCGGTAGATCACGAAGAGTTAAAGAGGGATTTAAAGGGACATTTGCGGGAGCTGGAAGAGGCTGCCTCCGCCAAGTGGGGCTTCGACTTCGCCAATCACACGCCGCTGGCCAACGGCAGGCTCGAATGGGAACAAGTGGATTGCAGAGGCGTCCCGGATTTCTACAACCGGCAGCCGCGGAGGGAGAAAGGCGTCTGCTCCGCTGGGAATAACAATGTGGATCTAAATGGGAATCATAACTATGTTGTGGTGGCTCCGAGCGAAGACACGGGCAGGTCTGACGGGCCGATGGAGTGCACGGAGCAGTGCACCGGGATGAGGAAAAGACCTGCATGCCACGGTACTAGATTTACTACAAAATGAGCTGTTTCCACCCGAACGGGGCTCAGTGCGACACATGAATGGATCACTGAAGAGCAGCgagagtcattttttaataagctctaaattctattttattttttttaaagaggagGAAATACACAGCAGTGCAGTTAAATGGGATCTATTTGTTCTTtactattgtttttttgttttttttatattaatggGTATCTTTGCTTTTGCAGACCCCTCGGCCCAAAACAAGAGGTCACACACCAGCTCAGAGGAGGTCAGCTGTCCGAGCCGGAGCCActctgcagaacacacaccCAGAAAGCCCAGTCCCAAGAGGCAAACGTGAGGACGAGAAACGGTAAGAAGCTGGACTTGGTGcaactttaaatgtgttttttttattattatcttttatattattttttatttttttcctcctgcatGGCCTTGTTAGTAGCCTCACATTAGAAAATCCAGTCTACTCCCTTTCCCAGCTGTTCTATTCCTCGGAAGGAAACTTGACAAAATTTATACTTTAAGATCTACTTGTTTCACAGCCTGATAACGATTAAAATTTCAAATACTTTCACGCTTACTGTAGGAGCCCTTCAAATGTGCTGTCAGGctgattcattcatttattactAATAAGAGGAGAACGCAGTGAGAAAGTTCACTACAGCTTTcggttacatttttttttaaaactcagaTCTCCGATGATCGATACAGCAGGAGgtagaaggaaaaagaaaaacaaccgcAGAAAAACGTGGCTGcgcattttgcaccttttttttcttactccAGGCTGCCACGGCGAGCTGAACTGTAAACAACAAGTGCTGAACAACAGTGTAGTAGTAACACGTCAGCAGCCACTGCCCTCAGCACGGAGCAGAGCAGGGACGGGAAGGGGctggtctctgtgtgtgtgtgtgtgtgtgtgtgagagagagagagagagctgcacacacacacactaatgttacaacacacacatctgtccCTGCAGAGTGTGTTCAGAGGAAATCAAGTGTGCTTGTTGGCCACGGTGAAAGGGGAGCAAGGCATGAAATCTGCATTGCCTAGCAGGTTG
This window of the Acanthochromis polyacanthus isolate Apoly-LR-REF ecotype Palm Island chromosome 8, KAUST_Apoly_ChrSc, whole genome shotgun sequence genome carries:
- the cdkn1bb gene encoding cyclin-dependent kinase inhibitor 1Bb; amino-acid sequence: MSDVRLSNGSPTLERTDPRLSEHPKPSACRSLFGSVDHEELKRDLKGHLRELEEAASAKWGFDFANHTPLANGRLEWEQVDCRGVPDFYNRQPRREKGVCSAGNNNVDLNGNHNYVVVAPSEDTGRSDGPMECTEQCTGMRKRPACHDPSAQNKRSHTSSEEVSCPSRSHSAEHTPRKPSPKRQT
- the yars2 gene encoding tyrosine--tRNA ligase, mitochondrial encodes the protein MAASMVRSCCYVPRHGSSSLFRRIRTFLTPKSNFHCSPPALSGLLLSLNKRGILKESFPENAAQDQLPRLLQSGAQTVYCGFDPTADSLHVGNLLAIIGLLHFRSAGHHVLAVLGGATAQIGDPSGKTSERERLSADTVEENTRSIRESIQRIFTNHELHFHGGSRKLGNVTVLNNMSWYKNWGVVGFLSEAGRHFRMGTMLSRHSVQSRLRSADGMSLTEFTYQVFQAYDFHHLNQIYGCKIQLGGTDQLGNLMSGHEYIHKVTGEEVYGLTIPLVTSSVGDKLGKTAGNAVWLNRDKTSPFELYQFFLRQPDASVEGYLKLFTFMPLAEIERLMEQQREDPSKRLAHKRLAAEVTKLVHGKEGLESAKRCTNALYHSSVQALEEMSDEELQELFREAPFQELLLEPGTTVIDACRKVNAIPDGPRGYRMVSDGAVWLNHKRADKPEQILIPKLHILSNGLTLLRVGKRNFYIIKWLSL